Genomic segment of Anaerolineales bacterium:
GATAGGAATTCCCGGAATTTCCGGACGGCGAAGCCGGGCCGCCGGATTTCCCCCCGGGCCCAGATGCTGCTGTCGAGCCCGCTGAGGATCACCACGCGGGGATATATCCCGTACGACACCACCCCGGTGATGTCCGTCCTCCAGGTCAGCCCATCGGCGGTGTGGCCGATCGGATACGCGTGATCGAGAAGTTTCTTCGCCCCCTCCCGCTTGAGCAGGTAGGCGCTGGCCCGGTCGGGGAGCTGCTTGTGGCGCGATGCCCGGTAGATGTCGGTGATGAATTCGCCGAAAGGTTCCTGCGGCGCGTCGGTCGAAAAATTGACCAGCTCCCAATCCTCCGGCAGCCGGCGGCGGCGCGCCAGGATGTCCGCCAGGGCTTTGCCGATCCACACGTCGTCCTCGAAAATCAGCGCTTCGGGGAGGTTCTCGCGGACGATACGCTCCCACATCCGCGCGTGGGAGAGCGCGCATCCGATCTCGCCGGGGACCAGTTCCCGCTTGGAAAACTTCAACGCCCGTTCCTTCGAATATTGTCTCCAATCCTCGGGCGAAAGGGACGCCCCGTCCACCGCTTCCACGACCGTGAAGGGAAGCCTCAGCGCGCGCAGCTGCTTGGTCATGAATTCAAGCCGCTGGGCGTCTTTTTTCAGGTTGAGAACCCAGATGGGAAGCGCGTCGTTTTCGGTCATCGATTCAAACGCATGGCCTCGCCTTCCGGCTTGGGATGCGGCCGGGGGATGTGGCGGTCATTATATACAAAAGGCGTCTTCGGAAAAACGGCTGAGTTGGCCGCTGCGTGCTAAAGAGTCCGGGCGGGGTTATTCTCCCGCGCTTGTCGGCAAGGAGATTGCCAAAAAAGCGGAAGAAGGGTGTTTTCAGATGACGCCTTGCAGTCGTGTCCTCGTCATCTCGACGTGGAATCCGCTGGGATCCAGGGTTTATACGACTGGATCCCCGGTAAACACACGCGGGCATGACGATCCTGGGGCAGCCGATGACCCTTTTGGG
This window contains:
- a CDS encoding glycosyltransferase family 25 protein; translated protein: MTENDALPIWVLNLKKDAQRLEFMTKQLRALRLPFTVVEAVDGASLSPEDWRQYSKERALKFSKRELVPGEIGCALSHARMWERIVRENLPEALIFEDDVWIGKALADILARRRRLPEDWELVNFSTDAPQEPFGEFITDIYRASRHKQLPDRASAYLLKREGAKKLLDHAYPIGHTADGLTWRTDITGVVSYGIYPRVVILSGLDSSIWARGEIRRPGFAVRKFREFLSIVKAILRFFGITQLIKKILKLF